In Cherax quadricarinatus isolate ZL_2023a chromosome 28, ASM3850222v1, whole genome shotgun sequence, a single window of DNA contains:
- the LOC128693144 gene encoding uncharacterized protein: protein MSEIYTTEDFIFSKLYKCVHVPGKMVMQDIAKAMYADPGMNTQNGTLSLRDYCTQKGIRPEDHFHGDNASFLDCDLMNEDFDISFAYLLMKEVCDALCSKLRCQQKIVDLKNLRNRINHCYSDAEDNMKETCRKLKAIIEDIYVDGSSVLNRNFDAEASRTLQIFEDIIAAEIQTDNMDVSHDIEKFKNDNLFKMIHHGRRELGERLDNWKILNPFIVLLNDDHKVEHFRVEKIFTPLEIEDRMGNIDVNEILTVTVKVEKILPRVLLFHGVSGCGKTSLCRHLFDRWLMKNSDIQGLDEFDLVFLVEVRTVRSDTVLEYLSEQLMQETCGYFKREDIPFLLSELRLLFIIDGFDEKTDRASKLVKDIFQNFNDHRIIITTRHEKLKDAITLAKTHNVEFLCIKVCGFSDDKVEEFSRKLFGEIMDESERDRELNKFLKYIDGPGRVLDEHLRLPLTISLLIILWKHDSKIVNNVTTLTRLYQEIFGLSKERLARRMANRGALPFKALKRVLSEMLLLLGEQAWSMLQKDEYTLNEENLKKINEMCRSKKIENPEDILSAFLMCETDKNSRMKNYVFKFFHKSQMEYFAARWLGECISQERSLKNVANQHESWIKYREVIKYITGELASKKHLKDKIDDLFSLIDKADIENLDYNFWWNIINECNPIIRVNEDIFEHVKHDQVNNRIGEQKINLRDWDLNHENVVSALKLLCCTPVNPSSLKIDIMGSKNPHKIPMFLDTMNGESLKKLSRKIDVNLALSCHGRYDCQDTSDAFIDALKPWANLTHFIGGLKEPKNFWDYTNLRTIDVRVITVEALETLKKIRKSVRTLRLKLQLSPEECPAKLLPDLQYTGNLEISLDNMEDKHKNWILDVVKQLAGSKGCWRLVIHFSTVTRKDLEWLLRRLSKGVLYDKLTIRSNISITEEDKEVLNKEAKFDIVWLD from the exons ATGTCTGAGATTTACACAACGGAAGACTTTATTTTTAGTAAACTCTATAAATGTGTTCACGTTCCTGGGAAAATGGTTATGCAAGATATAGCAAAGGCTATGTACGCAGACCCTGGCATGAACACACAAAACGGAACTCTGTCACTCAGAGATTATTGCACACAGAAGGGCATTAGGCCAGAAGACCACTTCCATGGAGACAATGCGAGCTTTCTGGACTGTGATCTCATGAACGAAGACTTTGACATTTCTTTCGCATATTTGCTGATGAAAGAGGTATGTGACGCACTCTGCTCAAAACTGAGGTGTCAGCAGAAAATTGTCGACCTGAAAAACCTCAGAAACCGTATTAATCATTGTTATTCAGACGCTGAGGACAATATGAAGGAAACATGCAGAAAGCTGAAAGCCATCATTGAAGATATTTATGTAGATGGGAGCTCGGTACTGAACAGGAATTTTGACGCAGAGGCATCACGTACATTACAGATCTTTGAGGACATTATAGCtgcagagatacagacagataatATGGACGTCTCTCATGACATAGAGAAATTTAAGAATGATAATTTATTTAAAATGATTCATCATGGAAGAAGGGAACTTGGGGAGCGCTTAGATAATTGGAAGATTCTGAATCCTTTCATCGTATTGTTAAATGACGATCACAAAGTCGAACACTTTCGAGTTGAGAAGATATTTACACCATTGGAAATTGAGGACAGAATGGGGAATATTGATGTGAACGAAATTTTGACCGTGACAGTGAAAGTAGAAAAGATTTTACCAAGGGTGTTACTGTTTCATGGCGTGTCTGGTTGCGGAAAAACATCACTATGCCGACACCTTTTTGATAGGTGGCTGATGAAAAATTCAGACATACAAGGACTTGACGAATTTGATCTCGTTTTTCTTGTGGAAGTCCGGACAGTGCGTTCAGACACTGTTTTAGAATACTTAAGTGAGCAGCTGATGCAAGAAACGTGTGGTTATTTTAAAAGGGAAGATATTCCTTTCTTACTGAGTGAGCTAAGGCTTTTATTCATCATTGATGGCTTTGATGAAAAAACAGATAGAGCCAGTAAACTTGTGAAAGACATTTTTCAAAACTTCAATGACCATCGCATAATAATCACAACCCGTCATGAGAAACTGAAGGATGCTATAACATTAGCCAAAACACACAATGTTGAATTTCTTTGCATTAAGGTGTGTGGCTTCAGTGATGATAAAGTTGAGGAGTTCTCCAGGAAACTATTCGGAGAAATAATGGATGAAAGTGAACGTGATAGAGAGCTAAATAAGTTTTTAAAGTATATTGATGGGCCAGGAAGAGTGTTAGATGAACACCTGAGGCTTCCATTAACTATTTCCCTCTTGATCATTCTTTGGAAACATGACTCAAAAATAGTAAATAATGTGACCACTCTTACGCGTCTTTATCAAGAGATTTTTGGACTCAGCAAAGAAAGGTTAGCCAGGCGGATGGCCAATAGAGGTGCTTTGCCATTTAAGGCCCTGAAAAGAGTCCTAAGTGAGATGCTGCTGCTTCTAGGAGAACAAGCATGGAGTATGCTACAGAAGGATGAATACACACTGAatgaagaaaatttaaaaaaaattaatgaaatgTGTCGAAGCAAAAAAATAGAGAATCCAGAGGACATTTTATCAGCGTTTTTAATGTGTGAGACTGATAAGAATTCTAGAATGAAAAATTATGTGTTTAAGTTCTTCCACAAAAGTCAGATGGAATATTTTGCTGCAAGATGGCTGGGGGAATGTATCAGTCAAGAGAGAAGCTTAAAGAATGTAGCAAACCAGCACGAGAGTTGGATCAAGTATCGAGAGGTTATAAAGTATATAACAGGTGAGTTGGCAAGCAAAAAACATCTGAAGGACAAAATTGATGACTTGTTTAGCCTCATTGATAAAGCAGATATAGAAAATCTGGATTATAACTTCTGGTGGAATATCATCAACGAATGTAATCCAATTATAAGAGTCAATGAAGATATATTTGAGCATGTGAAGCATGATCAAGTAAACAACCGCATTGGTGAACAAAAAATAAACCTCAGAGACTGGGACCTGAATCACGAAAATGTTGTTTCAGCATTGAAACTTCTTTGCTGCACTCCAGTCAATCCTTCAAGCCTTAAGATAGATATTATGGGGAGTAAAAATCCTCACAAAATCCCCATGTTTCTGGACACAATGAATGGTGAAAGTCTGAAAAAGCTATCCCGCAAGATTGACGTGAATCTGGCTTTATCTTGCCATGGACGATATGATTGCCAAGACACTTCTGATGCATTCATAGATGCACTCAAACCATGGGCAAATTTGACGCATTTTATTGGCGGTCTTAAGGAGCCAAAAAACTTTTGGGATTACACTAACCTGAGGACCATCGACGTGAGAGTGATAACTGTCGAGGCTCTAGAAACCTTGAAAAAAATTCGTAAATCTGTGAGGACTCTTCGTCTTAAACTCCAATTGTCCCCAGAAGAGTGCCCAGCAAAACTTTTGCCTGATCTACAGTACACGGGAAACCTTGAAATCAGCCTGGATAATATGGAAGATAAGCACAAAAACTGGATACTGGACGTTGTAAAACAACTGGCTGGCAG CAAGGGATGCTGGCGCCTGGTAATACACTTCTCCACGGTGACGAGGAAGGATCTGGAGTGGTTACTGAGGAGACTTAGTAAAGGCGTGTTGTACGACAAGCTCACCATTAGAAGCAACATATCAATCACAGAAGAAGACAAAGAGGTTCTCAATAAGGAAGCAAAATTCGATATTGTATGGCTCGATTAA